In the genome of Candidatus Cloacimonadota bacterium, the window CGCAAAGCATCACTCTGATAGTCGGGATGATATTTATCCAGAACTTCTTTACGCTCCTGCTCTGTCATTCCAGGAAAAACTTCCTTCCCGAGTTTCTTGGCAAGTTCCAATCGCTTGGGCCGGGTTTTCTCGACCATTTTAATGGACTCCATCATATATTTAGGATACATGTTGCACTCCTGTATTTTTTTTAGGATACATATTGATCTCCCTCTATGAAATTTTAATTTCGCGTTTGTAATATTTTTTCGAAAGTTTATCTTTCGGCATCGCTTTCATTTTATCGATTTCTTTATCGTATTTGCCCTTTTCCAGTTCTTTCAAGCGTGCTTCAAGTTCAGGACTTTTTGGTGCCAGGTATTTGGCATAAAGTCGGCGAGCCAGGATGGCATTGTTGTATTGCACGATTTCAGCAGGACAGCGCAATGCACAAAGTCCACAGCGAATGCAGTCGAAAGAAAGATTTGCAGCTCGCTTTATATCTCCCCGAATAATTGCCTGGATATAATCCATCACCTGAATTTCCTGAGGACAGGCTTTTGTACAGGTATTGCAGGAAACACAACGGAATACATTCGGAAACAATTCAGTAAAGGTACTTACATCTGCTTCCAGTTCGTTCAAATCGTATATCGGTTTCTCAGCTGGAACAAAAGGTATCATGGCAATTGCCATTCCTTCTGTTACCACAGTTTGACAAGCCAAACCGCCCTGCAGTTTATAATCACCTTTTTCTCGATAAACCGTGGCACAGGCACCGCAATATCCTTCTCGGCAGCCAACACCTTTTTTCAATTGGAAACCCGCATACTCCATAGCAGAAATAATGGTGGAACCTTCGGGAACTTTGAATAGCTCTCCACCAATATAAACGTTTATCATCTCTCTTTTATCGCCCATTAGCTATTCTCCTCCTTTTATCTCGGATTTGGTTTTTCTATCCAAATCTTCACTAGCCAATTTTGGAAGCGGTCCCAAATTTCTGATTGATTCTATAAATTCTCTCATCGTGTTGGCAAACTTGTTACCTTCACTGGCCGAAATCCATTCCAAACGCAATCTTTCGGGATCGATACCCATTTGCTTCAGCATGGCTTTCAATAAAATCACACGACGTTTGGTTTTGTAATTTCCAGTTTGATAATGGCAGTCACCAGGATGGCAGCCGCCGATAAAAACTCCATCACTTCCATTTTTGAAAGCATATAAAATGTGCTCAGGATCGATCCTGGAAGAACACAAAGTTTTAATGACCACTCCATTGGGAGGATATTGTAACCGAGAAGTTCCTGCCAGATCTGCTCCTGCATAGGTACACCATTTGCACAGGAAGCAAACGATCTTTGGTTCAAATTTTCTCATATTCACTTCCTTATATTTAATTTAATATTACGTTTATCATGTTCAAAATCTGATCGTCGGTAAGGTTCTTCTGTTGAGATGCACCAGATGGACAAGCCGCAATGCAGGCTCCACAACCTTCACAAAGAATATCGTTCACTTCTGCGATCATATTATCATTCAAAATACGTGCTCCATACGGACACGTTCCAATACAAATACCGCAACCAGAACATTTATTATCATCCACGGTAGCGATGATCGGCTCGTGCTGAACTTCATCCTGCGACATCAGAGCAAGAATTTTGGCAGCTGCACCAGAAGCCTGAGAAATTGCATCAGGAATATCTTTTGGACCTTGACCTGCACCTGCCAGAAAAAATCCCGACTGCAAACTTTCCAGAGGTCGCAGCTTTGGATGAGCTTCGCTCAAGAAGCCATCTTTATCGGTTCCTATTTTCAAATTCTTGAACAGATCTTTCGCTCCTTCACTGGGAACCATAGATTGTGCCAGAACCACCAGATCAGCTTTCACGGTTACTTTTTTGCCTGTGAGAGTATCCATTCCGTGCACAACCATTTTGTCGCCTTCTTTATATACTTTTGCCACTTTACCGCGAATATAGATTATGCCGTCCTCTTTAACGCCTTCCTGAATGAATTCCTCATAGCGCTTACCGCCAGAACGGATATCGATATAGAAAACATAAGGTTGTCCGTCGTGAACTTTATGCTTGTAAAGCTTGGCATGTTTAAGCGTGTACATGCAGCAGATCTTGGAGCAGTAAGCATTGTGTCTTTCAGGATCACGCGAGCCGGAACATTGAATGAAAACAACCTCTTTGGGAACTTTACCATCAGAAGGACGCAGCATCTTTCCACCGGTTGGGCCGGTAGCAGAGAGAATTCTTTCGAACTGCAGTCCGTTCATGACGTCAGGATATTTTCCGTAACCATATTCCGGAATATTCTCCACAGGATAAAGATCGTATCCTGTTGCTACTATGATCGCACCGATATCTTCCTTGAAAATTTCAGGTTTTTTATCGTAATCGATCGCTTCCGGTAAACACACTTTTTTACATTCACCACAGGCAATTGGTTCAAAACCAAGACAGTGCTCCGTATCGATCGTGTAAGTAGACGGAATAGCCTGCGGAAATGGAACATAGATAGCTCTGCGATAATCCAGTCCTTCATCGTATTCGCTGGGAACAACTACCGGACAGCTATCAGTACAATCATCGCATAGTGTACATTTTTCGGGATCTACAAACTGCGGTTGACGTTTTATCTTCGCTTTGAAATTTCCCATAAAACCGGAAATTTCTTCCAATTCACTATTCACATAAAGTTTTATATTTTTGTGTTTTCCCAGCTGTACCATTTTTGGAGTAAGAATACATTGTGAACAATCCAAAGTGGGAAATGTTTCCGATAACTGGATCATGTGTCCACCGATCGAAGGTTTCTTTTCTACCATGATCACTTCATAACCGCCATCTGCAATGTCCAATGCTGCCTGAATTCCGGCAATTCCTCCACCAATTATAAGAACACGTTTGGTAAGAGGAGCTTTCACAGGATCCAACGCCTGGTTCAGTTTGGCTTTTTCCACAGCGGTCTTTATGATCAATTCCGCTTTCCTGGTTGCTTCTTCTTTTACATTGTGGACCCAGCTGCACTGCTCTCGAATATTACCGATTTCCAGCTGATATTTGTTAACTCCCACTTCCGAGATAGCATCCTGGAAGGTCGATTCGTGCAATGTTGGTGAACATGCTGCTACAACCACTCCATCCAGTTTATGCTTTTCGATAGCCTCTTTTATCAGGTTCTGCCCAGGATCGGAACACATGAACATATAGTTCTCGATATGAGCAACTCCCGGATATTCGGCTAGTTTCTCAGTGAGGAGTTCAACATCAACGGTGTCGGCAATATTAACACCACAATGACAAATAAATACACCGATTCTTTTCATTGTATCCTCTATTTATTTTTTATTA includes:
- a CDS encoding 4Fe-4S dicluster domain-containing protein: MGDKREMINVYIGGELFKVPEGSTIISAMEYAGFQLKKGVGCREGYCGACATVYREKGDYKLQGGLACQTVVTEGMAIAMIPFVPAEKPIYDLNELEADVSTFTELFPNVFRCVSCNTCTKACPQEIQVMDYIQAIIRGDIKRAANLSFDCIRCGLCALRCPAEIVQYNNAILARRLYAKYLAPKSPELEARLKELEKGKYDKEIDKMKAMPKDKLSKKYYKREIKIS
- a CDS encoding hydrogenase iron-sulfur subunit, which gives rise to MRKFEPKIVCFLCKWCTYAGADLAGTSRLQYPPNGVVIKTLCSSRIDPEHILYAFKNGSDGVFIGGCHPGDCHYQTGNYKTKRRVILLKAMLKQMGIDPERLRLEWISASEGNKFANTMREFIESIRNLGPLPKLASEDLDRKTKSEIKGGE
- a CDS encoding CoB--CoM heterodisulfide reductase iron-sulfur subunit A family protein, which codes for MKRIGVFICHCGVNIADTVDVELLTEKLAEYPGVAHIENYMFMCSDPGQNLIKEAIEKHKLDGVVVAACSPTLHESTFQDAISEVGVNKYQLEIGNIREQCSWVHNVKEEATRKAELIIKTAVEKAKLNQALDPVKAPLTKRVLIIGGGIAGIQAALDIADGGYEVIMVEKKPSIGGHMIQLSETFPTLDCSQCILTPKMVQLGKHKNIKLYVNSELEEISGFMGNFKAKIKRQPQFVDPEKCTLCDDCTDSCPVVVPSEYDEGLDYRRAIYVPFPQAIPSTYTIDTEHCLGFEPIACGECKKVCLPEAIDYDKKPEIFKEDIGAIIVATGYDLYPVENIPEYGYGKYPDVMNGLQFERILSATGPTGGKMLRPSDGKVPKEVVFIQCSGSRDPERHNAYCSKICCMYTLKHAKLYKHKVHDGQPYVFYIDIRSGGKRYEEFIQEGVKEDGIIYIRGKVAKVYKEGDKMVVHGMDTLTGKKVTVKADLVVLAQSMVPSEGAKDLFKNLKIGTDKDGFLSEAHPKLRPLESLQSGFFLAGAGQGPKDIPDAISQASGAAAKILALMSQDEVQHEPIIATVDDNKCSGCGICIGTCPYGARILNDNMIAEVNDILCEGCGACIAACPSGASQQKNLTDDQILNMINVILN